A genomic region of Helicoverpa zea isolate HzStark_Cry1AcR chromosome 8, ilHelZeax1.1, whole genome shotgun sequence contains the following coding sequences:
- the LOC124632245 gene encoding V-type proton ATPase 16 kDa proteolipid subunit c translates to MAENPIYGPFFGVMGAASAIIFSALGAAYGTAKSGTGIAAMSVMRPELIMKSIIPVVMAGIIAIYGLVVAVLIAGSLDAPSNNYTLYKGFIHLGAGLAVGFSGLAAGFAIGIVGDAGVRGTAQQPRLFVGMILILIFAEVLGLYGLIVAIYLYTKQ, encoded by the exons ATGGCCGAAAATCCAATCTACGGACCCTTCTTTGGAGTTATGGGGGCGGCGTCTGCTATCATCTTTAGCG CGCTGGGAGCTGCCTATGGAACTGCCAAGTCAGGCACCGGTATCGCCGCCATGTCAGTGATGCGGCCCGAGCTCATCATGAAGTCCATCATTCCCGTCGTCATGGCGGGTATCATTGCCATCTACGGTCTGGTAGTGGCTGTCCTGATTGCGGGTTCGTTGGACGCCCCCTCCAACAACTACACCCTTTACAA AGGGTTCATCCACCTTGGCGCTGGTCTCGCCGTAGGTTTCTCTGGTCTAGCGGCCGGCTTCGCCATAGGCATCGTTGGTGATGCAGGCGTACGTGGTACCGCGCAACAGCCCAGGTTATTCGTCGGAATGATCCTTATCCTCATTTTCGCTGAAGTATTGGGTCTATACGGTCTCATCGTCGCCATCTACCTTTACACGAAACAGTAA